From the genome of Spinacia oleracea cultivar Varoflay chromosome 2, BTI_SOV_V1, whole genome shotgun sequence, one region includes:
- the LOC130467267 gene encoding uncharacterized protein has product MWNKSMPLLMLPENTKDNPNFSRNIFCPNNQRCYQLKLPQTFGARCWGSSCGWIVTLDLNQDLYMFNPLTKTRIPLPHLSTMPGYEDFPEKDDMDFYELRGVFLERVLVIQVDDRGGDYILITIPGQPNGIITYAKPGDLVWTSVITREIHIEACVKDVVRWGSQIIFLYADGVTGYCDINACNHSNLEATTLMKYLPPP; this is encoded by the coding sequence ATGTGGAACAAGAGTATGCCATTGTTAATGCTGCCAGAGAACACCAAAGATAACCCTAACTTCTCTAGGAATATATTTTGTCCAAATAACCAAAGATGTTACCAATTAAAACTCCCTCAAACTTTTGGGGCTAGATGTTGGGGTTCCTCTTGTGGTTGGATTGTGACTCTTGATCTTAACCAAGACTTGTATATGTTTAACCCACTAACCAAAACTCGTATTCCCCTACCTCATCTATCGACCATGCCCGGGTATGAGGATTTTCCTGAGAAAGATGATATGGATTTTTATGAATTAAGAGGTGTTTTCTTGGAAAGGGTGCTTGTCATTCAAGTCGACGATAGAGGAGGTGATTATATTCTTATAACAATTCCTGGCCAACCTAATGGAATCATAACGTATGCAAAGccaggtgatctagtatggacTTCGGTTATAACTAGGGAGATACATATAGAAGCATGTGTTAAGGATGTTGTGCGTTGGGGTTCACAAATCATATTCTTGTATGCGGACGGAGTAACTGGATATTGCGACATCAATGCATGTAATCATTCAAATTTAGAGGCAACGACGTTAATGAAATATCTACCTCCAccctga